The Arachis ipaensis cultivar K30076 chromosome B05, Araip1.1, whole genome shotgun sequence nucleotide sequence TTATGATGAATGGCGTGGGTTCTTTTGGGGGTTATGGAGGTCCTATGCGAACTTATGGGAGGATGTATGGTAGCCTGGACTTCGATGATGTGAGTATATACACAGTAATGATTTGATTGACCATGTGAAGAAAATGGAAATTGGATTAATGTGATTTTGCAAGTGCACCTTGCATGCTAAATAAACATGGGCACTATTTAAGTATATATTAAAGTACCATATAGTTGTACGTATTTGGCTTTTGCTTATAATCTATTTTCTTTTGTAGTGGGGTTATGGAATTCCCAGTGGGAGGCCATCAAGAGCAGATTGGAGGTATAGACCATACTAGGAGAGAGAGAGCACAGTTTCATTGGTATCATCACCGTCCGTCCGAAATGCTAAAATAGATGCCAGCGAACTGTTtctatatttaataatttttaagttgTAGGCATATGGATTGGATCTGTAAACCAGATAATACTATTTCCCCTCATATGTTTTTATTATCATGTATCTTAGTTGTATTGTATTTGATTCATGTCATAAAGATTTGACGTAGTTTATTGCTCAAAGGTCCAACACAATCTTTCCTCTTTTATCCGAGTTTGCAACCGGTATGTAACAGATGATGAAAAAATGTGTTCCGTGTAGTTTGCAGTGTTGATGCTGATTTATGATTCACCATATAAATGTAGTCTTTTGCCTAACCTATCTGTCAAGAAAACCTAGCTTTGATATCAGTCCTCTTTATGTAGTGGAGTAGCTTTTTGGTTACGTCCGCAAAATGTTTTGAACCGCATGGATGTAGTTCATTTAATTGTAACTAAAAGTTTGAGATAAAAACACTTGTAACGCCAGAAATTATGGAAAGGATTATCGTTATAAGAGTTGTCAGACTATCTATAgtgttattttttcttaaaagttTGTAACGTTATTTTCAAAGCAAGCTAACTTATTTTATTgaatttgtttattatttttatgaacAAGCAAACTAAATGATGGTTATATGATACACAATCTTTTAACCTCGTGCAGGCCGAATGGCTTAGTATAGTTAATAACTATGTCTATGTGCGTCTACATCGTGCTCTTAGCCTGACATGATATAAGGAAAATGGATGAAGGAATGTTAAGTGATGGATATTCTTGGTAAAAAAGGGATTCAGGACAGAGATGTAAGGATCTATGCTTAGGCTTGAACCAGTGCCAAATATGTCAAATCAAATAGCAGCAACAAAATGCAGTATTAACATTTCATATATAAGACGTAATTTTGTATTCTCTATTGTGTATATTACGAGACAAAATCTTAATGACGAGAGAGTGTGAATGAATATAATTAtgggaaaagtataggtaactaaTAACATTGTtgaacaatgtgaataatagagttaaaagagtaaattaatcgTAAATTTAATTAGTTGCATTAAATAGGATGTAGTGTCTTTTAGTTGAAATGAACTAATTTCAAAGCCCGTTGTTTATGTTGGTCAAATAATGAcatgaattgaaattgaataaaaagatacattaaaattgaaatagaaaataaaaaaagatagatTGAAATTAGATACAAAGAAAATTACTTTATTTTTTATCCAATTTTTTGATGCAACAAAAAAGAGACTCTTCAaccaacaagagagggactcatTCAACCTCACTTGTCTACACCAtagtttcatcacgaaaccaaaaagtgTTTTGGCATTTGTAATCACTCAATACTACGATTACAATAGtttatgaggtatttataacctcttattagattaaaacaaaaaaatcctAAGTTCACAAATACAAAGCCCAatttagtaactaaataaacaaaattaaaatacatcaaattaaagtgaatattctaaaaatataaactaataatttcTAAATAATATtaaactcttcatatcacgaacatttgaagcacatATCACAATCACCCATAAAATATACGTGTTGCAATAACATTAAACTCTTTTAAATAACATAcatttatctatttttattttttcaaataataattttatagatACTAATAAGTTAATTATAATAAGATTTAANNNNNNNNNNNNNNNNNNNNNNNNNNNNNNNNNNNNNNNNNNNNNNNNNNNNNNNNNNNNNNNNNNNNNNNNNNNNNNNNNNNNNNNNNNNNNNNNNNNNNNNNNNNNNNNNNNNNNNNNNNNNNNNNagaataattataaaaatttggcCCTCTAATATTAAAATTCTGATTCCACTGCTGATTGCAATATAAAATAGAcgttaaaaataagttaaataatgcATTTATACATAACTACTGATTTGGTGGTTGATTTTTGGTGGTCACCTAGTATTTTTGATATGCATATATGGGTGAATCAATCATCATAAGTGCTAAAGCATCTGCTTGGAGACCATAACTGAACATATTTTGGTAATGAAAAAACCTTGAGAGGCTTGGAATTCTGCTGCCCCTGTTGTCCTTGTTCTTGTTTTTGAGGCATTGCCATTGAGCTTCTCATCTTTTCAGCTTTCATCTGCGCCCTTCTCAGCTTGTTTAGAATCTTATCCATTGATGATGATCTCTTCTTTTCCAGTTTCATCTGTATCAAACCTCTTTATCATTAGGAAGAGAAAAGACCTATCTGCATACATTTTGTGAGCCTTCTCTACACAAATTTTATATTGTGTTGAACTAAGGACACACTATGAGAAAGTTCAACTTCAAAGCAACAGATTTTGATGAACTGAAAAACAAAACCTCGAGTTTGCGTATTGCTGCTTCAGCCTTTGCCTTCTGCTGGCTTTCCCATGCAACGATTTTGGCTTCCTGTTTCTGAATCCTGCAATGAAATAGAAGTTCATAGACAAACACACAATCAGAACAACTAAATTATATGTCTCCAGTTCATTGAATGAAATGAACATAACAAATTAACAATGATGACATACTTGGTTATGTCCATGGTGGACTCTGGAATATCCGAACATGAAGTTTGAATTTCAGTATTACTTTCTTGAAAGGAGTTGAGCTTTGTTGCATGACCTTTAGGCCACCTAATAACAGTGGCCTCACTATCAACCTCAACATCTCTAACCTCTAACTTACCAGAATGTCCATGTTTCTGATCCATGGCTGATATCGGTGATGAATTCGCATCATCCTCGCTCTCCGGAGGGCTCATCTGGGTACCCTGATCACGTCTTGAGAAAGGTGACATTATGGGGGTCTCCTCATTCTTAGGGTTCTCATCTGTAAATAAAAGTAACTGAAAACATTTTAAGTATATGCAGATTCTCAGACATCAATACAAACAAGTGAATAAAACTTGGCAAACAGAATAGCTTTTTGCAATTATAGCTAAGAGCTGGATCCAACAATATGAAATATGCAATTTTGATTGGTAACTAGGCTGCCCAAAAACAAGAAGCACATACCTTGAGAATTAGGCGAAGATGGGTCACATAACAATTGATTCCACATCGGAGCCAGAACACCATTATTGTCATTGAGCACAGAACCAGTAGAATATTGTTGCATAACATTGCCGATGTCGAAACGGGGACCAAAATCATTGTCATGCGCATCAAAATGATGAAGAGAGAGAGCATCTGGTGCCAAGACTCCTGTTGTGAAAGGTGAACCAACCATCAAGTTCCTCACAAGCAAGCCTTGGCGCAGTGGAATTGTAGGTGAATAGTTCGAGTAgtaggatgatgatgatgttccTGGAGGCATAATTGGACCACTCTTTGATTTTGGACGCCTTTGAAGTTGTGATTGTGAATATGAgtttctgttgttgttgttgttgttgctgctgctgctgccatATCCTGAAACTGGGCTACAAATCCATCTCTCAGCATCATCCCATTTAGAaggcattgttcttcttccactGTTGAATGATGTCAAACCAGAATGCCTTCTGATTCTGCTCGTTTGATTCAACACTACTCTCTCTGAATTCCATCCCTTTTGGCTCCCACTGCTTCTTTCACTATGATTTTGCATATCTGGGCTTAGAAATGAGCCCAGTTTCATGGAGGAACTAGAGCTATTATTACTACTCTTCATGAGAAAAACTAGGGTCAGTTCTTCACTTTTCCTGAAGCTTCATATTTTTGTTGTTGCCAAGTTCTTAAAGAAGAACCGAGGTAGTACAAATTTGGAATAGGGATTGAGTGAACATGTTTTTGCCTTTTTGGCTCATCAACTACTACTTCATGTACAACTATTTTTACTTGGAGGGTGTTGAAAACAATGTTTGCTTATACCTAGGCCAAAAAGAGAGTGTAATGGATTTTGACCACTCATGACTCCATCACTCGGTAAGGTTAGTCCATTTCACAACAAAACAAAGCAACAGGGGACCTGAATTGAACTGAATGGGAAGAAGCCAAGAAAGTTAGATAGAGAGAGATGTTACTGCTGATTTTGTTGCTTAATGTTAGTTAATGTGGCAGGCCAATATTATTGTGATTGTAGAGCGGTGTATGTGAACACTGAACAGGACTAACCATGATAATAATCTGATATGAGATTCAACAAATAATAATCaaatgataaaattttaaaataattagagGATCCATATTGCAAGATTATGTAAAATGCTTGATAATGATGGGTAGAAGAAGTATTAGGATAAGTTGAGACTTGAGAGGATTGGATGCACATAACACATAAGTCCAATAATACCAATGAATGAAGCCACTTTGTTAAGATAACATTGCGTTGGAACATTGGGTGTGGAACAAGAAGCAGAACAAGACAAGAAACATTAGCTGTCACCTGTCAGGCATGCTTGATCATGTCCTCTTCCTATTCCCTAAACTGATTTAACTCCCCAAGCTAGTAACATGCAGTGGGCCGTGCTCTAAAATGTGGTAAACTTTTGCATCTGAAGGtggtaattattatttattattattattttaaatggtACAGATTAGAAACTAGATGACCTTTTCCAATCTATAAATTATATGTTATCTCAATTCACAGACGTCTTCTGTTTTGACTTAACATATATTCatgtatatataataagcttttAAGACATGATCATTGCAAAAGCGTAATAAGATCTGTGATAAGGCCAACAATTCACATGGGAGGCTTAGTTTAATTGAAAGAACGAAGTTTGGAGTGATGGGGCCATAAATCCACTGTACATTTCACATTTTCACCTCTCTTTCTATGGCCCCATTTTTTGGGGGGGATACTATATTACTATGGACAAAAATGTCATCTGTCCTTTCATCTTCACAGCCACTgaaccaaatttcaaatttcattagTAATTTCATTACCTTCTTTCTAGTTGATTTCTTTGCAAATTAAAATAGTATTATTACATTAGCTATAAGTAATTTCATTCATTTGCAAAGGTTAGAGAGAAAGTTCTCGGGAATTCAAGAATTTCACAGCTTTCACTCACAAAGCGGTTAAATAATCTTAATCACTGCTCTTTCagtgttttttaaattttaacctGAATAGAATCAATTAAGGAGAGTTGACTTTGTGACACGTGGTCAACGTGCAAAGATTTTCGGGCCCACCCAAACTCCAAATAGGCCTGTCAATCAATTCAAGTTCTGGATGACAAATGAAGTAAAGCCCAAATTGAGAGAGCCCACAAGTTTTATAAAACTATGGTTAGGCTTCACTTCACTTTTCATTGAATCAATCATTTCAGACCAAAACCTAAAAGTCTTAATAGCCCAAATTGTTTTGGTCAATATGAAATGAAATGACAAATGAGTgatcatgataaaaaaaaaaaaatcatgagtGATGAAAATTGctttattaattaaaacaaaatatattttttatttttaattttattttcaatatttaaaatattagttatGTTAAgtctatataaaaaattaaataatacatatatataatatttttattaaatattttaatgtttgaaatattttattcaaaaaaataatttaaaaattaaaaataaaacgaaataatttttttaataaaaatataaaaactttaGGATGAAATTAGGAGTTAAGCCTAAATTACTAAACAacataaaagtttaaaaatatcTTTGAACTTAATTTACTTTCACTATGTCACTCCTCCTTGCCGCTACTGACAACGCCGTGGCACGAGAGTTCGACCGGCCTTTGCAAATAGTGTTTGCTTCGTCATCGCCGACCGTCCTCCGCAGCTACACTTCAGCCACAGTCTTCTCTATTGCAGCTCTGCCTCCGCCTTTGCCAAGTTATTTAGGTTCAATCAGCCACCACAATCCACAAGTGAGAGCTGAGAGGACCCACATTGTTTCAAAccaaacaatgaatgcatgctatcaaaatttgatttgataaagaaggaaaaaaaaaaaaactatttatgtatcaaatatttttatatttgtatAAAAATTACGATTATTACTGATTAATTACATTTCAAATTATTGTTTATGACTCTTACAAACCGAAAGCAATTTATTGACAATTTGTACACGACGAATTAGTTGCACGACCAATGAAAGTTTTCCTGTAAATTTCAATGCTTTTAGTATAAAGAAATAGAGAAGTAGTTGGTAGCAATTCGAATACAAACAAAAAGACAAGTGTTAGTCactattaaatataaaaatataaggaAGATAAGAATGGTGACAAACAAGAGATTACATGCCAAAGTAGTAATTCAAGGAAGCGGTGCGTGTGTGCGGCTGGGGTGCATCTTCAAATCGGGTAGGAGATCTTGAAATCCATATGGATGAATCTTATAANNNNNNNNNNNNNNNNNNNNNNNNNNNNNNNNNNNNNNNNNtataatttttttttttttttaaaatttagtgggGACAAGTGCCCCTGTCTCATGCACCTAGGCCCGTCCCTGCACACATGGTACTTTAAGGTTCTCAATTCTCAAACACATGAATGTGCCACTCACTTGTCACTGACACATGCCTTGCCTTCTCCATCATTGTTCTCCCACTCTTTTTGTCTTACCGGTTAAACTCAGAACATGCTCATTTAGTCATTTTGTATAGATG carries:
- the LOC107642775 gene encoding uncharacterized protein LOC107642775, whose product is MKSSNNSSSSSMKLGSFLSPDMQNHSERSSGSQKGWNSERVVLNQTSRIRRHSGLTSFNSGRRTMPSKWDDAERWICSPVSGYGSSSSNNNNNNRNSYSQSQLQRRPKSKSGPIMPPGTSSSSYYSNYSPTIPLRQGLLVRNLMVGSPFTTGVLAPDALSLHHFDAHDNDFGPRFDIGNVMQQYSTGSVLNDNNGVLAPMWNQLLCDPSSPNSQDENPKNEETPIMSPFSRRDQGTQMSPPESEDDANSSPISAMDQKHGHSGKLEVRDVEVDSEATVIRWPKGHATKLNSFQESNTEIQTSCSDIPESTMDITKIQKQEAKIVAWESQQKAKAEAAIRKLEMKLEKKRSSSMDKILNKLRRAQMKAEKMRSSMAMPQKQEQGQQGQQNSKPLKVFSLPKYVQLWSPSRCFSTYDD